In one Pseudomonas fitomaticsae genomic region, the following are encoded:
- the queA gene encoding tRNA preQ1(34) S-adenosylmethionine ribosyltransferase-isomerase QueA → MRVADFTFELPDSLIARHPLAERRGSRLLTLDGVSGALAHRQFTDLLEHLRPGDLMVFNNTRVIPARLFGQKESGGKLEILIERVLDSHRVLAHVRSSKSPKPGSKILIDGGGEAEMLARHDALFELGFAEDVLPLLDRVGHMPLPPYIDRPDEGSDRERYQTVYAEKLGAVAAPTAGLHFDQTLMEAIAAKGVETAFVTLHVGAGTFQPVRVEKIEDHHMHSEWLEVGQDVVDAVAACRERGGRVIAVGTTSVRSLESAARDGVLKPFSGDTDIFIFPGRPFHVVDALVTNFHLPESTLLMLVSAFAGYPETMAAYKAAVDNGYRFFSYGDAMFITRNPAPRGPEESV, encoded by the coding sequence ATGCGCGTTGCTGACTTTACCTTCGAGCTTCCTGATTCGCTGATTGCCCGCCATCCTTTGGCCGAGCGTCGCGGTAGTCGCCTGTTGACCCTGGATGGGGTCAGCGGCGCCTTGGCACACCGTCAATTCACTGATCTGCTTGAGCATTTGCGCCCGGGCGATCTGATGGTGTTCAACAATACCCGGGTGATTCCGGCGCGCCTGTTCGGGCAGAAGGAGTCTGGCGGCAAGCTGGAAATCCTCATCGAACGCGTGCTCGATTCCCATCGCGTGCTGGCCCATGTGCGTTCCAGCAAGTCGCCGAAACCGGGTTCGAAGATCCTGATCGACGGCGGCGGCGAAGCCGAGATGCTGGCGCGTCACGATGCGCTGTTCGAACTGGGGTTTGCCGAAGACGTGCTGCCGCTGCTCGATCGCGTCGGGCACATGCCGTTGCCTCCTTATATAGACCGCCCGGACGAAGGTTCGGATCGCGAGCGCTATCAGACTGTGTATGCCGAGAAGCTCGGCGCGGTGGCGGCACCGACCGCCGGGCTGCATTTCGATCAGACGCTCATGGAAGCGATTGCCGCCAAGGGCGTCGAGACCGCGTTCGTCACGCTGCACGTCGGCGCTGGCACGTTCCAGCCGGTGCGTGTCGAGAAGATCGAAGATCACCACATGCACAGCGAGTGGCTGGAAGTCGGTCAGGATGTGGTCGATGCAGTCGCCGCTTGCCGTGAGCGCGGCGGTCGAGTCATCGCTGTCGGCACCACCAGCGTGCGTTCGCTGGAAAGCGCCGCCCGCGATGGCGTGCTCAAGCCGTTCAGCGGTGACACCGACATCTTTATCTTCCCAGGCCGGCCGTTCCATGTGGTCGATGCGCTGGTCACCAATTTCCATTTGCCCGAATCCACGCTGTTGATGCTGGTCTCGGCGTTCGCCGGTTATCCGGAAACCATGGCTGCCTACAAAGCCGCAGTCGATAACGGATACCGCTTTTTCAGCTACGGTGATGCGATGTTCATCACCCGTAATCCCGCCCCCCGCGGCCCAGAGGAATCCGTATGA
- a CDS encoding IS30 family transposase yields the protein MQKLTGRGAVRSPCAPSLRNEIERLFWVQIATGITSEKAAHAVGVSTAVGTRWFRHRGGMPLFMSNHISGRYLSFAEREEIGLLRAQSVGVREIARRLGRSPSTISRELTRIAATRCGRLEYRASVAQWKAELVAKRPKPAKLVTNPRLHQYVRDHLEGKVQDADGREISGPRQAPFKGRNKPHRSDRKWVNGWSPEQIANRLQIDFPDDESMRISHEAIYQALYIQSRGALKRELVSCLRSGRALRVPRARAQAKVWAHVSEDVMISSRPAEVEDRAVPGHWEGDLIIGLNRSAIGTLVERSTRFTMLVHLPREKGYGLIPRTKNGPALAGYGAVSMANALKKSVTDLPIELWRSLTWDRGKELPDHARFTIESGVKVFFADPHSPWQRGTNENTNGLLRQYFPKGTDLSRWSAQEIQAVAHVLNTRPRKTLGWKTPAEALNEYLKSVQQSSVATTG from the coding sequence ATGCAAAAATTGACGGGCCGGGGAGCGGTGCGTTCTCCATGTGCACCCTCACTTCGTAATGAGATCGAGCGGCTATTTTGGGTGCAGATTGCAACAGGCATCACAAGCGAAAAGGCAGCACATGCCGTTGGCGTATCAACCGCGGTAGGTACACGCTGGTTCCGTCATCGAGGCGGGATGCCATTATTCATGTCGAATCACATATCAGGACGATACTTATCGTTTGCAGAGCGAGAAGAGATTGGGCTGCTTCGAGCGCAAAGTGTTGGCGTTCGTGAGATCGCCCGTCGCCTTGGACGAAGCCCATCGACAATTTCACGGGAGCTGACACGAATTGCTGCTACCCGTTGCGGTCGGCTTGAATATCGAGCGTCAGTAGCGCAATGGAAGGCAGAGCTGGTGGCCAAGAGGCCGAAACCAGCGAAACTGGTCACTAACCCGCGACTGCACCAGTACGTACGCGACCACCTTGAGGGCAAGGTTCAAGACGCCGATGGTCGTGAGATTTCTGGGCCTCGGCAAGCACCCTTCAAAGGCCGAAATAAACCGCATCGCAGTGACCGTAAATGGGTCAATGGCTGGTCGCCTGAACAGATTGCCAACCGGCTCCAGATCGATTTCCCGGATGATGAATCCATGCGCATCTCTCATGAAGCCATATATCAGGCGCTCTACATTCAGAGTCGAGGAGCTCTCAAGCGCGAACTGGTGAGCTGCCTGCGCTCAGGACGAGCATTGCGCGTGCCGAGAGCCAGAGCGCAGGCCAAAGTGTGGGCACATGTCAGCGAGGACGTCATGATCTCCAGTCGCCCTGCTGAGGTAGAAGATCGGGCTGTACCCGGGCATTGGGAGGGCGACCTGATCATCGGTCTGAACCGGTCTGCGATTGGAACTCTGGTCGAGCGCTCAACTCGATTTACCATGCTCGTCCATCTGCCTCGCGAGAAAGGTTATGGGCTAATTCCCCGCACGAAGAACGGCCCGGCGCTGGCTGGCTATGGGGCTGTTAGTATGGCCAACGCATTGAAGAAGTCGGTGACTGATCTTCCCATCGAGCTGTGGCGATCTTTGACCTGGGATCGTGGAAAGGAGCTGCCGGATCACGCTCGATTTACCATCGAGTCCGGAGTAAAGGTTTTCTTTGCTGATCCACATAGTCCATGGCAGCGTGGCACAAACGAAAATACGAACGGCCTCCTACGGCAATACTTTCCGAAAGGGACTGACCTCTCTCGTTGGAGTGCCCAAGAAATACAGGCGGTAGCTCACGTACTTAATACTAGACCTCGAAAAACACTAGGCTGGAAAACACCTGCCGAAGCACTGAATGAGTATCTAAAGTCTGTACAACAATCCAGTGTTGCGACGACCGGTTGA